In Cyclobacteriaceae bacterium, the DNA window ACGCAAAAAGTGATTTCCGTTATGAAGAAGGTAAATGGTCCATTCGTGAAGTATTATGTCATATGATGGACGCTGAAAGGATTTTCGCCTATCGGGCTCTTCGCTTTGCGCGAAATGATAAAACACCTCTCGCGGGATTTGATGAACAGGAATATGCTCATCATCTCAATGCAACCAGCCGTAGTTTAAGGCAGATTGGAGATCAGATGCAGCATCTTAGAAGCTCTTCAGTTGATCTATTTGAAAGTTTCAGTGAGGAAATGTTGACTAGAAAGGGAACTGCCAACGGAAGTGAGCTTACCACGATTGCACTCGGCTTCATCATCGCCGGTCATGAAATACATCACTGCAAAATCCTGAAGGAGCGCTACCTTAGCGCATGATGAGATTAAATCGTTGCTATTGGATACTGATCGCGTTGGCCTCATCAGCCTGCTCATCTTCAGGCTATCTTACAAAGGCCATTCAAAAAACAGAAAAAGATCTTCATGACCATGTGGGTTTTGTTTTGTTTGATCCCTCAACTCAAAAAACAATTTGCGATTACCAGGGAGATCAATATTTTACTCCTGCCTCAAACACAAAGATCTTTACACTATATGCTTCCCTGAAAATATTAGGCGATTCTATTCCTGCTCTGAAATATTCTCAGCGGAATGATTCAATAATATTTTGGGGAACAGGTGATCCTGGATTCCTATATGAAAACACTTTTCATGAAGACCGTGTATATAACTTCTTGAAAAACAATACCTCAAAAATATTTTTCTCTTCATCTAATTTTCAGACGACTCATTTTGGAGCGGGCTGGGCATGGGATGATTACAATGATGCATATCAGGTCGAACGGACACCCTTTCCGATTTATGGAAATTATGCTTCCGTGAAGAAAAGTATAAAAAGCTTTACAGCATCACCAGATGTTTTTCAATATTCTATTATGGAACCATCCGTAAAGGAAAGGGGAGTTATGAAGAGAAGCATTTCAGAAAATAAGCTCACCTACATTCCAGGAAAGACGGATCGTCCTCGACAATGGAAAATTCCTTTTCACTATAGTGACGAACTTCTTACAAAGTTATTGACAGACACTCTTAAGAAGGAAGTAAGCCTCATCAACGTAAACCCGACATCAGATGTAAGAACCATTTATTCATCCACTCCTCCAGACAGCTTGTATAAAGTGCTGATGCAGGAGAGTGATAATTTTATAGCGGAGCAGCTTCTTTTGATTTGCTCTGGTGTTGTGAGTGACACTTTGAAAACGGAAATCGCTATTAAATATGTAAAAAAGAATTATCTCACAGATCTTCCGGATGAACCAATCTGGGTAGACGGTTCAGGTTTATCGCGCTATAATTTATTTACACCGCGTTCCGTTATACGCTTATGGGAAAAGATATATGCAATAGTGCCCAGGGAAAGACTGTTTCATATCCTGGCTATTGGTGGTGAAAGGGGTACGATCAAAAACTATTACAAAGGTGAAAAGCCATTTATTTTCGGAAAAACGGGCACTTTAAGTAATAATCACATTCTTAGCGGATACCTCGTTACCAGGAAAGGCAAAACATTCATCTTTAGCTGGATGAATAATAACTTTACAGCTCCAACAGGAGAGGTTAGAAGCAAAATGGAGGAACTCTTGAAAAAAATCTATGAAAAATATTAAGCACGTAATCATTTTTTTGTTGTTCGCCGGTTCTCTGCAAGCGCAGAATAAAGACATGATGGATGTTAAGATCGGTCAGATGCTTTTGATTGGATTTCCGAAAGCAGAAGTTGACGCTAAAGTTCTGGAAGACATCAAGTCTGGAAAGGTGGGGACCATCATCATCTTTGAAAAGAATATTCCAAAAGGACCTTCTTCATTTGCAGCATTAAAAAAAATTATCTGGACATATCAAAAAGCCGCACCTATTCCTCTTCTGATTTCAATTGATCAGGAAGGTGGCAAGGTAAATCGCCTGAAGGAAAAGTATGGATTCACAAAATCACTCACAGCCCAGGATATGGGTAAGGCAAAGACACTGGATTCGGTTCGCTTTTATTCAGAAGCAACGGCAGCCACTCTTGCTGGACTTGGCATCAATGTAAATTTTGCTCCAGTAGTTGATGTGGCAGTAAATCCAGCGAATCCAGTAATTGTTAAATCAGGAAGATCGTTTTCCGCCAGTCCTGATTCAGTTGCCCTATATGCCGAAGAATTTATTAAACCTCATAGAAAATTTGGAGTTAACACTGTGCTGAAACATTTTCCAGGTCACGGTAGCTCAATGGAAGACACTCACTTCGGCGTTGCAGATGTAACAAAAAGCTGGACTGCATCGGAATTAATTCCATATCAAAAATTGATAAATGCAGGTATTGTGGACGCTGTCATGACTGCTCATATTGTTAATAAGCAATTAGATCCAAAAGGTTATCCTGGAACATTATCCTCAAGAATCATTGATAGCCTTTTGCGTAAGCAATTACATTATGAAGGCGTTGTTTTTTCTGATGACATGCAGATGCAAGCTATTACTAAGCAATATGGATTGGAAGAGTCTATTAAGCTGGCGATCAACGCGGGCGTAGATATTCTATGCTTTGCCAATAACGTTCCGGGCAGTGAAGATCGCACTGTGAGTGTGGTGCATGCCATCATTCGTAAATTGGTGGATAGCGGACAAATAAAGCCTGAGAGAATTGATGAATCATTTAATCGGATATTAAAACTAAAATCAAAGATCGGCTCCAGCCCTGAAGAGTTTTTGCGCAGAGAACTGGATGCTACACGACTGGAACTTGTAAACCTGAAAAAGGCTCCCGAGATAAAACAGGAAACAAAAATAAAGACTGAGGAAGGGAAGCCTGTCGTTGAACCGCAGGAAGAAGATTCAAAGAGCAAGAAGAAAAAGAAGAGATCTTAATCCATTTTTATCATGAATGAACAGGAGATTCATGCTTTTAATGCTTCTGCAGTAAAAAGAGCAAGAAAAATGGCGGTGACTTTTGGAGTGCTCACGATCTTTTGGTTGATCTCAATGGTCTATGGATTTGTGCAAAGAGAAGTCAGGATAGAGGCTCAAAAAGAACTGGAAATGGCAAAGGCGCAATTATTAAAGTGTGAATCAAAATAATTCATTGACTAGATGAACTTACCCTTCAGAATCATCTCACCTAAAAATTCTGAAATTCCAATATTTGTCAGCGTTCCACACTGCGGCACCGCTTTCCCTGAAGAACTGATTGAGCAATACAAGCCGGAACTGGTATTATCGCCAGATGATACGGATTGGTTTGTTGACATCTTGTATGACTTTGTAAGTGAAATGGGCATTGGAATGATCGCAGCTCATTACAGCCGATGGGTGATTGATCTTAATCGTGATCCCCAAAGCAAGCCCCTTTATAACGATGGCAGAATTATCACAGCACTTTGTCCCACCACTACTTTTTTGGGAGAGTCGATTTATCTCGATGAAAGAAATGAAATCGCTCAAGAGGAAATTGAGCGCAGAGTAAAATTATATTACGACCCTTATCATAATAAAATACAGGAATCACTTGATGCTTTAAGGAAGAAGCACGGGAAAGTCTTGTTGTGGGATTGCCATTCGATCAGGCAAGTTGTTCCCACCATTCAAAAAGATAAGTTTCCGGATTTGATCCTCGGTGATGCTGACGGAATGTCTGCTGACCACACGCTAATCAATTCAACTCTTAGTGTACTAGGATCTTCAGAATATGTTCTGAGTCATAATCATCCTTTTAAAGGTGGCTACATAACGCGTCGATTCGGTCGTCCCGCAGAGAAGCAACATGCACTTCAGCTGGAGATGACTAAAGTAAATTACATGGATGATTCAGAAAAGAGATATGACAAGGCGAGAAGTGATAAAATGCGAAACCTTCTTCGTAAGAACTTTGAAAAACTCATTACTCAGCTATGATCGAGACTCCGGACCTGCATTTTTTTCGATTTGATGCTTTACTGCAACAGGAGGACTGGCTTACCCCTGCTTATATCGGTGTTGATAAAAAGGGTTTGATTCAATACCTATCCAATAAACCACATCCGCAGGGATCAGCAGTAGAAGCTGTTCGTGGATTTGTGCTCCCGGGATTTCAAAATTCACATTCGCATGCATTTCAGTATGCTATGGCAGGACTTGCAGAGAATCACTCATCAACAACTGACGATGATTTCTGGTCCTGGCGTGAGCAGATGTATAAATTTGCTTTATCAGTAGAGCCTGAAGAAGCTGAAGCGATTGCCACGATGCTCTATTCTGAAATGCTTCGGCATGGCTATACTCATGTTGCTGAGTTTCATTATCTCCACCATGACAAGGATGGTAAGCCTTATGTGAATCTTGCTGAAATGGGTGAGAGAATGATTGCAGCCGCAAAAACTGCCGGAATAAAAATTACACTCGTACCCGTCTTTTACCAGAAAGGTGGATTTGGTATCGATCCACAACCTCGTCAAAAGAGATTTATATCAGGAACCGTTGATGAGTATTTTAAGTTGTTGGATGAATCCAAATCTGTAATTAAAAATTATGAGGATGCAAAACTTGGATTCAGCGTGCATTCATTGAGAGCGGTTGATTTAAAAGACATTAAGACAACGTTTCAACAAGGACCAAAAGAATTGCCTTTCCATATTCATGTTGCTGAGCAGAAGAAGGAAATAGAAGACTGTGTTTCATTTAGCGGAAAGCGCCCCATGCAGTGGCTTCTTGAAAATCTTGAAGTGACAGAACGTTTTCATCTTATTCACTCCACCCATCTCGACGATCAGGAGTTAAAAAATCTGGCCGCATCAAAAGCAAATGTTGTGCTTTGTCCTTCAACGGAAGGCAATCTCGGAGATGGGATTTTCAGAATGCGTGAGTATTATCAGTTGGGAGGTCATTGGTCCATTGGAACAGACAGTCACATTGGATTGAATCCCTTTGAGGAATTCAGAATGATTGACTATCGCCAGCGACTGGTGACTAACAGAAGAAATATTTTTGATGATGCGGGGAAGTATTTGATCAAAGAATCCCTTTCATCTGGAAGAAGAGCGATGGGAATCAGTACAAAAGAGCATTTTGAAATTGGAAAACCCTTTGATGCGGTGGTAATTGATGCACATTCTCCTCTTTTAGCAAGTGCTTCTCTGGAAAATATTCTTCCCTCCATCGTATACACGGGTGACGCAAGCATTAATCTTGGAACTATTGTCAATGGTCAGTGGATCATCCGTCAGCAACACCATAGATATCAGGAATCAATTCACCAGCGTTTCGCTAAAGCATTAAAAAACCTTAAAGGAAGGTGATTCTCTTAGTTGAGTTGTCGTTTGACAAAGTCGATCTGTCGATATCATCTGCACCTTATCGTTTAAACATCATTTCTTGATTCACCTTGATTCCAACCATTGTATAAATGGGAAGAATCAAGCATCATGAAATATATCATTGCTCTTTTAGCATCATTCTTTTTGTTCGCGTGTGGTGAATGTGAAAATTCCAAGTACTATCAGGTGAAATCAAAAGATCCGATAAATGAATCATCAACGATGAGTCATTATGAAGTGATAGGAATAGGCTCCTGTGCAAGCTGGCAAAACAGGCAGGTCGTGCAATTCAATGACTCCACCAGCAAATTCAATGTGAGTCAGATCGTTAGCCGGGCCGTTATTAACAAGTACGAGTAAAAATTACTTTTCCCATTTCCAGTCACCGGCGAGGATCAAAGGCTCTTTCAGATGATTGTCGATCATGAATTGCTTTGTTGTTTCGCTATCCATTTTAGAGGCAGGAAGCTTGTCAGCGTTTGCTAATCCAAATAAGATCATTGTTCCAAAGCGAGCGCTGTTCCTGATGTGAGTTTCATTTACAAGATTGAAATCATCACAATCTGAATGGTAACATCCATAAATTGACCGATCGAGATTGCTGTGCATGGAAAGTATCGGAATGCCTTCAAGCATGAAAGGCTGATGATCACTGTGCAAACCAGAGTTGTTCGTGAACTTGTTCTTATAAATAGTGTCAATCTTCTGAATCTCTGCACCCAGGTTTTTATAGAAAGTCGTATCGGAAAGTTTTCCACCTGCATTTATTCCGACAGGATTACCACTCATGTCGCAGTTCATCATATACTTTATATTTTCAATCGAGCCATCTTTAACAGCTTCGGCCACCATATAGCGTGATCCAAGCAAACCCTGCTCTTCACCCATAAACATTACAAACTGAACTGTTCTTTTAGGTGCGAGTTTGTTGGCTTTGAATGCGCGCGCCATATCCAGAATTGAAAATGATCCTATTCCATTATCGATAGCACCCGTTGCGAGATCCCATGAATCAAGATGGCCTCCGATGATGATCTTTTCATCAGGAAGCTCTGAGCCTTTCAATGTTGCTACGACATTTCTGGCTTTGATGATATCACTATGATTGGTCATCACCAGACGCGCTTGAATTTTTTTTGTTTTTAATTTTTCTTTGAGTGCTTTTCCCGCTTCTTTACCAATGCAGACCGCTGGAATCGGAATTAATTCACCCGTAACAGAAGCTGTTCCCGTAAGGAGAACTCCCTTATCAACAGAGTTGAAAATGATAACGCCTTTTGCGCCATGATTGATAGCAATGGCTGTCTTTTCGCTGCGATGAAGATTGCGGGTACCTTCTTTGCTGCCTTCAAGAATGCTGATATATAAGAATGCGATCTTATCCTTTACGGCATCTTGTCTTCCTTCATAATCGGCCTCAAGTCCATTGCCCATGTCCACAACCTCACCTGTAACATCTGCCTGAACAGGTGAATGTCCAAGAGTCACAGCCTTTACGCTATCCACATCAATCGTTACGTATACATTTCCTCTTGACCAGGCTTCTACTTCAAACTCCTGGAATTTTACATCATCAAAACCATACTCTTTAAATTTGTTGTAAGTGTAATCCTCTGCCTTATGACCATTTTCTGACCCTGTAAGTCTGTGGCCAATGGTAGAAGTAGCCTCTTTCAACGTTGCATAAGCTTTTGAATTTTCAGAAACCTCGACGTTGATACGATTGAAGGTCTCGCTTTGAGTTTCCTTCTTTTCACAGGAGATCAAAGCAAGGAAGATTAACACTAATATGCTTGTTTTGAGGATGCAGATTTTCATGGCAGAGGAGTTTTAATGACGAAAGATAAGTAGTCTTTAACTTCAATAGGGCAGAATTATTCAGGCGGCTATTTTTTATATAGGAGCATGGAAGGAATCGAAATTGCGAGCCACAGAATGGCAATCCAGATTCCAAAAAATGAAAACAAAATCGTTCCTACAAGAAGGTAGAAGGCCGGAAATAAAAAAATTCCTACTCCAAATTTCAACGAAGTGATAAAGACGGGATCCTTAATCCCTTTTCTGATCCTGTGCCAGATGAATAAGGGTATGAAATTGATAACCGACGCGTACCATAGAAAATTAATAGGTGATGATCCATTCTGTTTAGTATGGATTACCTCACCGTTCTCAATCCGGGAAATTTGCTGATTGGTTTTTTCAGGATCCAGGAAATCAGGATTAAGATTCTTCAGTTGACTCATAATCGAATCGTACTGATTCTCATTCTCAATATGTGAGATTAATCTTTTCAATTGACTGCTCAATTCATCCCTCAATCCGTTGATATCGGTTGAATCTTTAAAATAATTTTTTGCAGAAATCGGTTTGCCGAAAAATACACTGACGCTTTCGCGAAAACCCTGATGATTGGAATAATTTAAACCTACCGGAACAATTGAAATATCCAATTCAGAATTCTTTTGCCAGGACTCAAAAGCTATTCTTGCAAAACCTTTTGTGAGAGGACGCAGCCTTCTCTTATCTCCATGATTACCTTCAGGAAAAATGACAACAGCTTCATTTTTCAAAAACAGATCATAACAGGCATCGAAAGTCTTTTCATTTTCAGACAATGATTTCCAACCATCCCGAATCCGGTAAATCGGAATCATGTTAAGTGTGGAGATCAACCACCGCGTTAAAGGCTTTTTGAAAATGTCTGCTCTAGTAAGAAAATGCGTTATGTGAGAATTGAAGCAAACGATAAGCAACGCATCCATAAACGCGTTTTGATGGTTGGCAGCAAAGATGACAGGACCTTTGGGAATATTCTCCTGACCATTGAGAATGATTTTTCTGAAATAAAATCGGAGACCAAGCCGGACGTAAATCCGTAGAAAAAAGTACCACGCCCGTTGCACTTTAAACGGTTTGAGTAGACGTTGCCTTTCCAGACCAGAATGTTGCCAAAGCTAATCCGGAAACGATATGCCAGATTCCCCACCACGCCGCAACGAAAGCCATTCCACCCAATCCATTGAAAAAACTAAAGATCAGGAAGAGTCCTAATCCCGAATTTTGAATGCCTGTTTCAATTGCAATTGTTTTTTGATCAGCTATGGAAAGACCCGCAACCTTTGCGGAAAAATAGCCAGTTAATAATGCAAAGGCATTGTGAATGAAAACAACCAGCAACACCATGTGAATGTGTGACAGGAAGTGATTGAGATTATTCGCGAAAGCAAGCAAAACAAATCCTGCGAAAATTATGATTGACAAAGGCTTCATGATCTTTGCAAGCTTCAATGCGGCATTGGAATAGTAATGAGAGAAAAGCATTCCGAATATCAGGGGAAATCCGGCAAGCATCAGAATAGATTCAAAAAGATCAATGGCGTTTAATTGAATTTCCTTTAGAAGTATCGAAGTAGGAGGGTATAAGCTTGCCCAAAGTTGAAGATTGAAAGGCGTCATCACGATTGCCAGCACTGTTCCAATTGCAGTAAGACTTACTGACAATGCTGTATTGCCTTTTGAAAGATGCGTTAGAAAATTCGAAATGTTTCCTCCGGGACAGGCAGCCACCAGCATCATACCAAGAGCAATGCTTGGTTGCGGGCGGATGATCATCACCAGCAGCCAGGTAATAAATGGTAATAAGATAAATTGAGAGGTAAGTCCAACGAACGAAGCCTTGGGAGATTCCGCTACTCTTTTGAAATCAGCGACTTTAAGATCAAGAGCTATTCCAAACATGATTAACGCCAGGCATACATTTAATGCCCAAAGATTTTCCTGATTGAAGTTGAGATGTATGTTATCGATATCCACGGGAAGGGTTTACCTAAAGATATTAGAATTTAAGGCACTTCACCATCCATGACCGAAGGCAATAATGAAAAAGGGCGCAGAAAAATCTCTCTGCGCCCTTTGACAATGAAAATTTCAAAGTTCTATTTCAGTTTTTCATCAAACAGTTTAAGAATGCGTTTGTATTCATCTGTCCAGCTGCTTGGTTCCACAAACCCATGATCCTCCACCGGATAAACGGCGAGTTCCCAGTTGTCTTTTCCAAGTTCGATCAGACGTTGTGTCAGACGCACAGCATCTTCAAAATGAACATTTACATCAACCATTCCGTGACAGATAAGAAGATGACCTTTCAATCCAGCGGCATGATACAGTGGAGAACTCTTAGCATATGAAATACTATCAGTCATCGGTTCATTCAGAATACTTGCTGTATATCCGTGATTGTAATGAGCCCAATCAGTGACAGGACGAAGTGCGGCACCTGCAGTGAAAACATCCGGCGTTGTGAATAATGCCATCAAAGTAATGAAGCCTCCGTAAGAACCTCCATAAATACCAATGCGTTTAGGATTGACATTATATTTTTCAACAAGCCACTTTGCACCATCGACATTATCAGTGAGATCTTTTCCACCCATAAAGCGATAAACTCCTGTGCGCCAGTCGCGACCATATCCAGCGCTTGCACGGTAATCCATATCAAGAACGGTATATCCTTTATCAGCAAGTAAATTATGGAACATGTATTCTCGGAAGTAATTGCTCCACCATTTATGAGCATTCTGCAGATATCCGGCTCCGTGCACAAAGATCACGGCGGCACCATTTGGTTTTGCGGGTTTGAAAACGCGCGTGTAAACATCCGCACCGTCTCTTGCTTTGAAGGTTGTTACTTCAGGATCTTTCCATGGATAGGATTTAAATTCTTCAGACAATGAATTTGTGATCTGCTGTGGCTTTGCGCCGGCTTTATTTTCCTGAATGTAAAGTTCCCATGGCTTATTGCTGTAAGACGATCGGATCGCCATCCACTTTTCATCCGGCGAAAGAGAAACCTCATTTGCGCCTGTCAAGGTGGTTAATCGTGTCGCAGTTCCACCTGTGACGGGAAGCCTGTAATATTGTTTCTCACCAGGATGAACTTCGTTGGTTGATATGTAAAAGCTCTTCTTGTCCTTTGATAAGCTTACGTTTTGAACTTCATATTTGCCAGAAGTCAGCGCCTGAGATTTGCCAGCTGCAAAATCATAAACGTATAAGTGTGAATAGCCAGTACTTTCGGATTGAAACCAAAATTGATTATTGTTTATCCAGCTGATCAAACCTCCTCCGAAACCACCACCGCCGCCGATCCATGCTTCATCACGATGACGATCCAGCAATTTTAGTTTTTGAGTAGAAACATCGAGTGACAATAACCAGCGATCTTTATTATCCTGGGCACGTGCAATAACAACATTGTTCTTTCCATCCTCGCTCCAGTAAGGACCAAAGAATGTTACGGGTCTTGGTTCAGGCTTTTTCTCTTTGCCCTTGTCTTTGTCATTCTTGGAAACTTTGGCAGGATAATCCTTACTGAAATCTGTTGCGTCAAATATTCCCGGAATTTCATTTGTCTTAACTACCAGGGTAGTGTCCTTATCGATTGAATAAACCCATAGCTCCGAAGTATTCTGTGCGGCGCCAACCTTGGTGCGTGCAGGAATGTCTTCTGTGAATCCGGATTCAGTTACATAGTTCGGAACGATCGTAGCCTTTGCATCGGAGGCTGTTTTTGTCAGTCGATAAGTGACAGTCTTTCCATCCGGACTTAGCTGAAGCTGATCAATATTTTTCTCATCGATATAAATTTCTTTTGGTCTGTCAACACGATCGGCCTTCAGCATTTTTTCTGTTGCTTTCCTGTTGTTGCTTCTTTCTCTCAACACCTGGAAGTATGCAAGCTGATCAGCTTTCAACCATTTCAACTGGTCATTCAATTTGGGATCAGCTTTTTTTGAACCTTTGCGAAAATCTGTTAATTGAGAATATGCACCACTGGCGATTTCCCATGAATAAAGATTGGACGCTGCAGTGAAAATTATCTTTCGCTCATCTAATGAGAAAGTTGGATTAGATTCTCTCTCATTTGTAAACGTTACCTGATTGATTTTTCCGGTAGCTACATCCAGTATGAAAATGTCTCCGCCTTTTTCGTAGACTTTTTTATTACGGGCATTGTTATAAGATCCATTACCTGAGGGAAGCTTTCTGCGAACATCCGGACTTACTTTTTGAGGTACTCTGTTCGCCAGAGAAATTGTGTAAAGTGAATCTCCCTGATTCTTGTCAGGATTCCAGTTAAAGTAAAGTTGCTTACCATCCTCACTCCAGAATACGTTAGAAGGAGCAACACCGATCCATTTCGGATCACGCATGATTTTTTCAACGGTAAGTGTTGTGAGTTGTTGGGCTTGTGACGAAAATCCGATCAAAAGCAGGAATATGATTTTTTTCATAGTGAGGGTTGATAATTATGTGAATTTATTCAAAACACCCTTTCTCAAAAGGAAAGATGTGATGAAAGGCATTGAGTCAGTTCAGAGACGCAGATAGTTGATAAGCAGCCGTAATTATTCTCTTTTCTTTTCTTTGGTAAAGTCGCTGAACATGCTGTTGAATATGGACAGGATCAGACTGAAAGCAAGCGCCCACAAGAATCCTTCGACACGAAAGCCATCAACAAAATAATCCACCATCAGGATAATTACAGCGTTAATGACTAATAGAAAAAGACCAAGTGTAAAGATGGTGATGGGAATAGTAAGAATGATAAGGACAGGCTTAACCAGGACGTTTGATATCGAAATAAGAACAGCCACTAAAAGGGCATCCCAAAAATCATGTAGTTCCACACCCGGAAGAAGATAGCTTGTGAGAACAACAGCGACTCCGGAGAGAAGAAATCGAAGGATCAGGTTCATATGATAATTTTGAATGGAAGTTGCCATAAAAAATCCATGAAAAAAATCACAATGAATGGATTTTTTAGGCAACGCAGACGTTACTAAATTCGAACGATGTACGCGATAGTAGATATTGAAACGACGGGTGGGTATGCGGAAAATCACCGCATGACGGAAATCGCTATATATCATCAC includes these proteins:
- a CDS encoding DinB family protein yields the protein MFLNLETIPPFYKGYIKLVEQPDVLQALRISGYRIMELIHSIPDAKSDFRYEEGKWSIREVLCHMMDAERIFAYRALRFARNDKTPLAGFDEQEYAHHLNATSRSLRQIGDQMQHLRSSSVDLFESFSEEMLTRKGTANGSELTTIALGFIIAGHEIHHCKILKERYLSA
- a CDS encoding D-alanyl-D-alanine carboxypeptidase, with the translated sequence MMRLNRCYWILIALASSACSSSGYLTKAIQKTEKDLHDHVGFVLFDPSTQKTICDYQGDQYFTPASNTKIFTLYASLKILGDSIPALKYSQRNDSIIFWGTGDPGFLYENTFHEDRVYNFLKNNTSKIFFSSSNFQTTHFGAGWAWDDYNDAYQVERTPFPIYGNYASVKKSIKSFTASPDVFQYSIMEPSVKERGVMKRSISENKLTYIPGKTDRPRQWKIPFHYSDELLTKLLTDTLKKEVSLINVNPTSDVRTIYSSTPPDSLYKVLMQESDNFIAEQLLLICSGVVSDTLKTEIAIKYVKKNYLTDLPDEPIWVDGSGLSRYNLFTPRSVIRLWEKIYAIVPRERLFHILAIGGERGTIKNYYKGEKPFIFGKTGTLSNNHILSGYLVTRKGKTFIFSWMNNNFTAPTGEVRSKMEELLKKIYEKY
- a CDS encoding glycoside hydrolase family 3 protein, which produces MKNIKHVIIFLLFAGSLQAQNKDMMDVKIGQMLLIGFPKAEVDAKVLEDIKSGKVGTIIIFEKNIPKGPSSFAALKKIIWTYQKAAPIPLLISIDQEGGKVNRLKEKYGFTKSLTAQDMGKAKTLDSVRFYSEATAATLAGLGINVNFAPVVDVAVNPANPVIVKSGRSFSASPDSVALYAEEFIKPHRKFGVNTVLKHFPGHGSSMEDTHFGVADVTKSWTASELIPYQKLINAGIVDAVMTAHIVNKQLDPKGYPGTLSSRIIDSLLRKQLHYEGVVFSDDMQMQAITKQYGLEESIKLAINAGVDILCFANNVPGSEDRTVSVVHAIIRKLVDSGQIKPERIDESFNRILKLKSKIGSSPEEFLRRELDATRLELVNLKKAPEIKQETKIKTEEGKPVVEPQEEDSKSKKKKKRS
- a CDS encoding N-formylglutamate deformylase; amino-acid sequence: MNLPFRIISPKNSEIPIFVSVPHCGTAFPEELIEQYKPELVLSPDDTDWFVDILYDFVSEMGIGMIAAHYSRWVIDLNRDPQSKPLYNDGRIITALCPTTTFLGESIYLDERNEIAQEEIERRVKLYYDPYHNKIQESLDALRKKHGKVLLWDCHSIRQVVPTIQKDKFPDLILGDADGMSADHTLINSTLSVLGSSEYVLSHNHPFKGGYITRRFGRPAEKQHALQLEMTKVNYMDDSEKRYDKARSDKMRNLLRKNFEKLITQL
- the hutF gene encoding formimidoylglutamate deiminase, whose product is MHFFRFDALLQQEDWLTPAYIGVDKKGLIQYLSNKPHPQGSAVEAVRGFVLPGFQNSHSHAFQYAMAGLAENHSSTTDDDFWSWREQMYKFALSVEPEEAEAIATMLYSEMLRHGYTHVAEFHYLHHDKDGKPYVNLAEMGERMIAAAKTAGIKITLVPVFYQKGGFGIDPQPRQKRFISGTVDEYFKLLDESKSVIKNYEDAKLGFSVHSLRAVDLKDIKTTFQQGPKELPFHIHVAEQKKEIEDCVSFSGKRPMQWLLENLEVTERFHLIHSTHLDDQELKNLAASKANVVLCPSTEGNLGDGIFRMREYYQLGGHWSIGTDSHIGLNPFEEFRMIDYRQRLVTNRRNIFDDAGKYLIKESLSSGRRAMGISTKEHFEIGKPFDAVVIDAHSPLLASASLENILPSIVYTGDASINLGTIVNGQWIIRQQHHRYQESIHQRFAKALKNLKGR
- a CDS encoding M20/M25/M40 family metallo-hydrolase, which produces MKICILKTSILVLIFLALISCEKKETQSETFNRINVEVSENSKAYATLKEATSTIGHRLTGSENGHKAEDYTYNKFKEYGFDDVKFQEFEVEAWSRGNVYVTIDVDSVKAVTLGHSPVQADVTGEVVDMGNGLEADYEGRQDAVKDKIAFLYISILEGSKEGTRNLHRSEKTAIAINHGAKGVIIFNSVDKGVLLTGTASVTGELIPIPAVCIGKEAGKALKEKLKTKKIQARLVMTNHSDIIKARNVVATLKGSELPDEKIIIGGHLDSWDLATGAIDNGIGSFSILDMARAFKANKLAPKRTVQFVMFMGEEQGLLGSRYMVAEAVKDGSIENIKYMMNCDMSGNPVGINAGGKLSDTTFYKNLGAEIQKIDTIYKNKFTNNSGLHSDHQPFMLEGIPILSMHSNLDRSIYGCYHSDCDDFNLVNETHIRNSARFGTMILFGLANADKLPASKMDSETTKQFMIDNHLKEPLILAGDWKWEK
- a CDS encoding bile acid:sodium symporter family protein, which gives rise to MFGIALDLKVADFKRVAESPKASFVGLTSQFILLPFITWLLVMIIRPQPSIALGMMLVAACPGGNISNFLTHLSKGNTALSVSLTAIGTVLAIVMTPFNLQLWASLYPPTSILLKEIQLNAIDLFESILMLAGFPLIFGMLFSHYYSNAALKLAKIMKPLSIIIFAGFVLLAFANNLNHFLSHIHMVLLVVFIHNAFALLTGYFSAKVAGLSIADQKTIAIETGIQNSGLGLFLIFSFFNGLGGMAFVAAWWGIWHIVSGLALATFWSGKATSTQTV
- a CDS encoding S9 family peptidase, which produces MKKIIFLLLIGFSSQAQQLTTLTVEKIMRDPKWIGVAPSNVFWSEDGKQLYFNWNPDKNQGDSLYTISLANRVPQKVSPDVRRKLPSGNGSYNNARNKKVYEKGGDIFILDVATGKINQVTFTNERESNPTFSLDERKIIFTAASNLYSWEIASGAYSQLTDFRKGSKKADPKLNDQLKWLKADQLAYFQVLRERSNNRKATEKMLKADRVDRPKEIYIDEKNIDQLQLSPDGKTVTYRLTKTASDAKATIVPNYVTESGFTEDIPARTKVGAAQNTSELWVYSIDKDTTLVVKTNEIPGIFDATDFSKDYPAKVSKNDKDKGKEKKPEPRPVTFFGPYWSEDGKNNVVIARAQDNKDRWLLSLDVSTQKLKLLDRHRDEAWIGGGGGFGGGLISWINNNQFWFQSESTGYSHLYVYDFAAGKSQALTSGKYEVQNVSLSKDKKSFYISTNEVHPGEKQYYRLPVTGGTATRLTTLTGANEVSLSPDEKWMAIRSSYSNKPWELYIQENKAGAKPQQITNSLSEEFKSYPWKDPEVTTFKARDGADVYTRVFKPAKPNGAAVIFVHGAGYLQNAHKWWSNYFREYMFHNLLADKGYTVLDMDYRASAGYGRDWRTGVYRFMGGKDLTDNVDGAKWLVEKYNVNPKRIGIYGGSYGGFITLMALFTTPDVFTAGAALRPVTDWAHYNHGYTASILNEPMTDSISYAKSSPLYHAAGLKGHLLICHGMVDVNVHFEDAVRLTQRLIELGKDNWELAVYPVEDHGFVEPSSWTDEYKRILKLFDEKLK